A part of Nostoc sp. HK-01 genomic DNA contains:
- a CDS encoding TPR repeat-containing protein → MISLNFRIVSLMTASMLLSVSAPLFPTGYPRFFINSATAQTTPDHSTEAKRLLEQGIQQHKNNQHEAALQSFQEALKIFQQSQNRKSTALTLALLGDVYSSLEQPAQALQSLKQSLEIYRQLGDRQGEAIALNDLGNAYNTAGQYQPAINTLKQAFELRGKLGDLDGQATSGGNLASAFNNVGQYNLALEYLTKAVAIQQKLGNRRKEAIFLNNLGNTHLNLKQYAKAINLYQKSFKISQQLDDRLSQSNALNNLGNAYFKNKQNAQAIQVLQQALVIQRQIGNWQGQAATLGNLGNAYDALQQYPQAIKLLQESVKIAHERSLTKHEAVSLQDLGLTLFHAGKLSEAEKSLFKAIEVSESLRTGLNDANKVSIIDTQKNVYLNLQRVLAAENKTDQALEVSERGRARAFVELLEKRVSESEGATNQTNTNLEAINISLSQIQQIAKAENATLVEYSIIYRQKLFIWVIQPSGKVTFRSVDLKSLKISLADLVNNSRQEIDVDIPDGKVKVAKPLQKLHQLLIQPIADLLPKDSNQRIIFIPQDSLFLVPFPALQAKNGKFLIESHTISTAPSIQVLALTQKQRQLLPCRGNEQTCGQALVVGNPKMPKGTPQLPGAEIEAKAIAPLLNTQAIVGAQATEGAIVQKMLQARFIHLATHGGFNSENGLSSLVVLTPSGKDDGYLTAREILKLKLNAELVVLSACNTGRGKITGDGVIGLSRSLISAGVPSTVVSLWSVPDAPTAFLMYQFYQNLQKTPDKAQALRQAMLATMKKSSLPRNWAAFTLIGETQ, encoded by the coding sequence TTGATATCGCTGAATTTTCGTATTGTCAGTCTTATGACAGCAAGTATGCTACTTTCTGTTTCTGCTCCCCTGTTCCCTACAGGCTATCCTCGGTTTTTTATAAACTCTGCAACAGCACAAACAACTCCTGATCATTCAACAGAAGCCAAAAGATTATTAGAACAAGGCATTCAGCAACATAAAAATAATCAACATGAAGCTGCATTACAATCTTTCCAAGAAGCACTAAAAATTTTTCAACAGTCGCAAAATCGTAAATCTACAGCCCTGACATTAGCACTTTTAGGTGATGTTTATAGCTCTTTAGAGCAGCCTGCTCAGGCGCTTCAATCTCTCAAACAGTCTTTAGAAATCTATCGTCAACTGGGAGATCGTCAAGGTGAAGCGATCGCTCTCAATGATTTAGGTAATGCTTACAACACTGCTGGACAATATCAACCAGCAATTAATACCTTAAAACAAGCATTTGAACTGCGAGGAAAACTAGGTGATTTGGATGGACAAGCTACCAGTGGCGGTAATCTAGCTAGTGCTTTTAATAATGTAGGTCAGTACAATTTAGCATTAGAATACCTGACAAAAGCTGTAGCAATTCAGCAAAAATTAGGCAATCGTCGGAAAGAAGCCATATTTTTAAACAATCTTGGTAACACCCATCTCAATCTCAAGCAATATGCCAAAGCCATCAATTTGTATCAAAAATCGTTCAAAATTTCTCAACAACTGGATGATCGCTTGAGCCAATCTAATGCCTTGAATAATTTGGGCAATGCTTATTTTAAAAATAAACAAAATGCCCAGGCAATTCAAGTTCTTCAGCAAGCTTTAGTAATTCAAAGACAAATCGGCAATTGGCAAGGACAAGCTGCTACCTTGGGCAACTTAGGCAACGCTTATGATGCGCTCCAGCAATATCCGCAAGCGATCAAATTGCTACAGGAGTCGGTGAAAATTGCACATGAACGCAGCCTTACTAAGCATGAAGCTGTTTCTCTCCAAGATTTAGGTTTAACGCTTTTTCATGCAGGTAAACTAAGTGAAGCGGAGAAATCATTATTTAAAGCCATTGAAGTTTCGGAATCGTTACGAACTGGCTTAAACGATGCGAATAAAGTATCAATCATCGATACACAAAAAAATGTTTATCTCAACTTGCAACGAGTTTTAGCGGCTGAAAATAAAACAGATCAAGCCCTAGAAGTGTCAGAGAGAGGACGTGCTAGGGCTTTTGTAGAATTACTAGAAAAACGAGTTTCGGAATCTGAGGGTGCAACAAATCAGACAAATACTAACCTTGAAGCAATAAATATTTCACTTTCCCAGATTCAACAAATCGCTAAAGCTGAGAATGCAACACTAGTTGAGTACTCAATTATTTATAGACAGAAGCTCTTTATTTGGGTGATTCAACCTAGCGGTAAAGTTACTTTTCGTTCAGTTGATCTCAAATCACTCAAAATTTCTTTAGCCGATTTAGTGAACAACAGTCGTCAAGAAATTGATGTAGATATTCCTGACGGCAAAGTTAAAGTTGCAAAACCCTTGCAAAAACTACATCAACTATTGATTCAACCCATCGCCGATTTGTTGCCAAAAGATTCCAATCAACGCATTATTTTTATTCCCCAGGATTCTCTATTTTTAGTCCCATTTCCGGCACTGCAAGCAAAAAATGGCAAATTCCTCATAGAATCCCACACAATTAGCACAGCACCTTCTATTCAAGTTTTGGCACTAACGCAAAAACAACGCCAACTTCTACCATGTCGAGGAAACGAACAAACCTGCGGACAAGCGTTAGTAGTGGGTAATCCTAAAATGCCTAAAGGTACACCACAGCTACCAGGAGCAGAAATTGAAGCGAAAGCGATCGCACCTTTGTTAAATACTCAAGCCATTGTTGGCGCTCAAGCTACCGAAGGAGCGATTGTACAAAAAATGCTCCAAGCACGTTTTATCCATTTAGCAACCCACGGTGGATTTAATAGTGAAAATGGTCTATCTAGTTTAGTTGTGCTGACTCCATCTGGTAAAGACGATGGTTATCTTACCGCCAGAGAAATTCTGAAACTGAAGCTAAATGCAGAATTAGTAGTGCTGAGTGCCTGCAACACAGGACGAGGCAAAATTACTGGCGATGGCGTGATTGGACTATCGCGATCACTTATTTCTGCTGGTGTTCCTAGCACAGTGGTTTCTTTATGGTCAGTCCCCGATGCTCCTACTGCCTTTTTAATGTATCAATTCTATCAAAACCTGCAAAAAACTCCAGATAAAGCCCAAGCTTTACGACAAGCAATGCTGGCAACTATGAAAAAGTCTTCTCTACCCAGAAATTGGGCAGCTTTCACACTAATTGGCGAAACACAGTAA
- a CDS encoding transposase, IS4, which produces MSSSRKTNRDHAKKKQRPIMEDEVIASQLEQLITPAITSQENYYRQLGLRDRILNLPLMVAAVLTLLWRDVAGATELTRMLAREGFLWCKPLEVSQQAISQRFLTFPAQLFERVFKDLVPKLQDSWQRRSRRKVPQSVQLTKSKFEKIWIVDCSILEALFQKLDSLKDAPPGKLAGKICTVIDLVNFLPVEIWFNENSRSADTNFESDILKSVAPHTLLLLDRGFYHFKFWLQLIAQKVNFITRLKKGAAIHVEQVFTDSFSLRDRLIRLGSGTKKTPFITLRLVEVRSAKTWHSYLTSVLEPTVLPPYVVADLYRRRWRIEDAFNTVKRLLGLSYLWTGSVNGVQLQIWGTWLFYAVLVDLGDAVADELSLPFDSISLEMIYRGLYHFYVAHQKGKATDPIKYFAAPENQDLGIVKRQRKPNMLLIVAPFPDQQRGTPEFFFQPPSQIPLTTASQP; this is translated from the coding sequence ATGAGTAGCAGTCGTAAAACCAATCGAGATCATGCTAAAAAGAAGCAACGCCCAATAATGGAAGACGAAGTAATTGCTTCTCAACTTGAGCAGTTAATTACACCAGCAATCACTTCACAAGAAAATTACTACCGTCAACTGGGATTAAGAGACAGGATTCTCAACTTACCATTAATGGTAGCGGCAGTGCTAACTCTACTGTGGCGAGACGTGGCGGGAGCCACAGAATTAACCAGAATGTTAGCACGAGAAGGTTTTCTGTGGTGTAAACCTCTTGAGGTGAGCCAACAAGCAATATCGCAGAGATTTCTGACATTTCCAGCGCAATTGTTTGAAAGAGTTTTTAAAGATTTAGTCCCAAAATTACAAGATTCTTGGCAAAGGAGAAGTAGGCGAAAAGTCCCCCAAAGTGTTCAATTAACTAAGTCAAAATTTGAAAAAATTTGGATAGTAGATTGTTCAATTTTGGAAGCTTTATTTCAGAAGCTTGACAGTTTAAAAGATGCTCCGCCTGGTAAATTAGCTGGAAAAATTTGTACAGTTATAGATTTAGTCAATTTTTTACCTGTAGAAATTTGGTTTAATGAAAATTCCAGAAGTGCAGATACAAATTTTGAATCAGATATTTTAAAGTCAGTAGCTCCCCATACCTTACTTTTATTAGATAGAGGATTTTATCATTTTAAGTTCTGGCTACAACTAATTGCACAAAAAGTGAATTTTATTACTCGGTTAAAAAAGGGAGCAGCAATTCATGTCGAGCAGGTATTTACAGATAGCTTTTCTTTACGTGACCGTTTGATACGTCTTGGCTCTGGCACTAAGAAAACTCCTTTTATTACTTTACGTCTGGTCGAAGTTCGTTCAGCTAAGACCTGGCATTCTTATTTAACAAGTGTGCTTGAACCTACAGTTTTACCACCATACGTTGTGGCTGATTTGTACCGTCGAAGATGGAGAATTGAAGATGCTTTTAATACTGTAAAGCGGCTCTTAGGTTTAAGTTATTTATGGACTGGTTCTGTTAATGGTGTTCAATTGCAGATTTGGGGTACTTGGTTATTTTATGCTGTGTTAGTTGATTTAGGTGATGCTGTCGCCGACGAACTTTCTCTACCTTTTGACTCCATTTCTCTAGAGATGATTTATCGCGGTCTTTATCATTTTTATGTTGCTCATCAAAAAGGTAAGGCAACTGACCCTATCAAATACTTTGCTGCACCAGAAAATCAAGATTTAGGCATTGTTAAACGACAACGAAAACCAAACATGTTGCTCATCGTTGCTCCTTTCCCTGATCAACAACGAGGCACACCTGAATTTTTCTTTCAGCCACCTTCTCAAATCCCCTTGACAACTGCCTCACAACCTTAA
- a CDS encoding ISSoc13, transposase orfB — MSEIEQVQQREALGRSKGGFSTKIHLRCDGNGKPITFLLTVGERHEAVVFEQLMSQGAVKRPRFGRPRIRPGRVVGDKGYSSFNIRRYLQRRGIRLTIPRRSNERRRGKFDKSIYRQRNRVERCFNRLKQFRRIATRYEKKADNYLAMLTLASIVLWL; from the coding sequence TTGTCCGAAATTGAGCAGGTACAGCAAAGAGAGGCTTTGGGACGTTCTAAAGGTGGTTTTAGCACCAAGATTCATCTGCGCTGTGATGGTAATGGCAAACCCATCACATTCTTGCTGACTGTTGGTGAACGCCATGAAGCAGTCGTGTTTGAGCAATTAATGTCACAAGGAGCGGTAAAACGCCCAAGATTTGGTCGTCCGCGCATTCGTCCTGGTCGAGTAGTTGGCGATAAAGGTTATAGCAGCTTCAATATTCGTCGCTATTTGCAACGGCGTGGAATTCGCTTAACCATTCCACGTAGGTCGAATGAACGCAGACGCGGTAAGTTTGATAAATCTATTTATCGCCAGAGAAATCGGGTCGAACGATGTTTCAACCGTTTGAAGCAATTTCGTCGGATTGCTACACGCTATGAGAAGAAAGCTGATAACTACCTTGCAATGCTGACACTCGCTTCTATTGTTCTGTGGCTATAG
- a CDS encoding two-component hybrid sensor and regulator: MPSLYTADLPSLEQVIECSPLTVLPNTPLTDVIALMNPVSSNTVESASNFSSCVLVVEEKKLLGIFTLRDIVRLIGAEVDLSRVLISEVMTQPVISLTLAGAQNALTALTLMRQHHIRYLPVVDEQGQLVGLITSERMCQVIQLVQLSQFNHQLEQEVKQRRQAQQELELRVAERTAQLAQTNARLQQEIEERKQVEAQLQQREYEWQALFDHALDAIAIADDEGRYVDVNPAACNLFGLSKEEILGSTIGYFAEPGFNFTQAWQQLCEQGQMSGEFRLHRPDGTVRATEFAAVANYIPHRYLSILRDVSDRQAALHERKQAEEGLRESEQRLQAIIDNSPTTIYVKDLQGRHLLVNCEFERVTNLTRKQIKNKTDYEIFSADIAQAFTINDQRVLTSFSPLQCEEILEFDDGLHTYLSVKFPLCDSDGQPYALCGISTDITEKKQLEQQFYRAQRLESIGTLASGIAHDLNNVFAPMMMISQLLAFKCKNVDAQTQALFKTLETSSKRGADLVKQILTFARGTEGKRILLQPGHLLKELVKVIKQTSLQSIEIVANIPTNTLWMVQADPTQLEQVFMNLAVNARDAMPNGGTLTITAENRMIDETYARIHLEAQAGSYIVVTFSDTGTGIPPEIEERIFEPFFTTKEVGKGTGLGLSTVSGIVKNHGGFIEVATQVGKGTKFQIFLPKAEGTASEITIETKLPRGKGELILVVDDEAVIQQITQQTLADYNYKTFVANDGIEAIALYAQYEQQISVVLLDMLMPNMDGLTAIRTLRNMNPNVKIIASSGLPTNEQKAIEAGADKFLYKPYTAQDLLTTLSDVIAVKK, encoded by the coding sequence ATGCCATCACTTTATACTGCGGATTTACCAAGTTTAGAGCAGGTAATTGAATGTTCGCCTTTAACTGTATTGCCAAATACGCCACTTACTGATGTAATTGCCCTCATGAATCCGGTAAGCAGCAATACAGTAGAATCTGCGTCTAATTTTAGTAGTTGTGTTTTAGTAGTTGAAGAAAAAAAATTACTGGGTATATTCACACTCAGGGATATAGTTAGGCTGATTGGGGCAGAGGTTGATTTATCTAGGGTATTAATTTCTGAAGTGATGACGCAGCCAGTCATTAGCCTGACATTGGCTGGCGCTCAAAATGCCTTGACAGCTTTAACTTTGATGCGTCAACATCACATTCGCTATCTACCTGTAGTAGATGAGCAAGGGCAATTGGTAGGCTTAATTACATCTGAGAGAATGTGTCAGGTAATTCAACTAGTTCAACTGTCTCAATTCAACCATCAGTTAGAACAGGAAGTAAAACAACGCCGCCAAGCTCAACAAGAATTAGAATTGCGGGTGGCGGAACGAACAGCCCAGTTGGCACAAACAAATGCGCGTTTGCAACAGGAAATTGAAGAGCGCAAACAAGTAGAAGCCCAGCTACAGCAGCGTGAATATGAGTGGCAAGCCCTTTTTGATCACGCTCTTGATGCGATCGCCATTGCAGATGATGAAGGACGGTATGTAGATGTTAATCCGGCTGCCTGTAACCTGTTTGGTTTATCGAAAGAAGAAATTTTAGGTTCTACAATTGGATATTTTGCCGAGCCTGGATTTAATTTCACCCAAGCTTGGCAACAGTTGTGTGAACAAGGGCAAATGTCTGGGGAGTTTAGATTACATCGTCCCGATGGCACAGTGCGAGCAACGGAATTTGCCGCAGTTGCCAACTATATACCGCATCGCTATCTTTCAATATTGCGAGATGTGAGCGATCGCCAAGCCGCGCTGCATGAGCGCAAACAGGCCGAAGAAGGTCTGCGAGAAAGCGAGCAACGACTACAGGCGATTATAGATAATTCCCCAACTACTATCTATGTCAAGGATCTTCAGGGACGGCATCTTCTAGTTAATTGTGAATTTGAAAGAGTTACTAACCTGACACGAAAACAAATCAAAAATAAAACTGACTATGAAATATTCTCTGCTGACATTGCTCAAGCTTTCACCATAAATGATCAAAGAGTTCTCACTTCTTTCTCACCTTTGCAATGTGAGGAAATCCTTGAATTTGATGACGGCTTACATACTTACTTGAGTGTCAAGTTTCCCTTGTGCGACAGTGATGGTCAACCCTACGCTCTTTGTGGTATATCCACCGACATTACTGAGAAAAAGCAACTAGAGCAACAATTTTATCGCGCTCAACGCTTGGAGAGTATAGGAACTCTCGCCAGTGGTATTGCTCACGACCTCAACAACGTCTTTGCTCCCATGATGATGATTTCACAACTGTTAGCCTTCAAATGCAAAAATGTGGATGCACAGACTCAAGCACTGTTCAAAACTTTAGAAACCAGCTCAAAGCGTGGAGCTGACTTAGTTAAACAAATTCTCACCTTTGCCCGTGGGACAGAAGGAAAACGTATCCTCCTGCAACCTGGACATTTGCTTAAAGAATTAGTCAAAGTCATCAAACAGACATCTCTTCAATCAATTGAAATTGTTGCCAATATTCCCACAAACACTTTGTGGATGGTGCAAGCCGATCCCACCCAACTAGAACAGGTGTTCATGAACTTGGCAGTCAATGCCCGTGATGCTATGCCCAATGGTGGTACTTTGACTATTACTGCCGAAAATCGAATGATTGACGAAACTTACGCCCGAATCCACCTTGAGGCTCAAGCAGGAAGCTATATCGTTGTCACCTTTTCAGATACAGGAACAGGTATTCCTCCAGAAATTGAGGAGCGCATATTTGAGCCATTTTTTACCACTAAAGAGGTCGGTAAAGGTACAGGACTAGGATTATCAACTGTTTCCGGTATTGTTAAGAACCACGGCGGTTTTATAGAAGTAGCAACCCAAGTAGGTAAAGGCACAAAATTTCAGATATTTTTACCTAAAGCAGAAGGAACAGCAAGCGAAATTACAATTGAGACAAAGTTGCCAAGAGGTAAGGGCGAGTTAATTTTAGTGGTAGATGATGAAGCAGTTATACAACAAATCACACAGCAAACCTTGGCAGATTATAATTACAAAACCTTTGTAGCTAACGATGGCATAGAGGCTATTGCTCTCTATGCCCAATATGAGCAACAAATTAGTGTTGTATTACTAGATATGCTCATGCCTAATATGGATGGATTAACAGCCATCCGAACCCTGCGAAATATGAACCCTAACGTCAAGATTATTGCCAGCAGTGGCTTACCCACTAACGAACAGAAGGCTATTGAGGCTGGTGCAGATAAATTTTTGTATAAGCCCTACACAGCCCAAGATTTATTAACTACTCTATCGGATGTAATCGCAGTTAAAAAGTAA
- a CDS encoding RNA-directed DNA polymerase: MQSFEIVNVTQRTTEWNCVNWRKANKVVRRLRQRIFKATKEGKLKLVRSLQRLLMRSYSNILLSVRKVTQINTGKNTPGVDKLLVQTPTARGMLVDMLTQCIPWKPLPVKRVYIPKPNKKQRPLGIPSIIDRCLQAIVKNALEPYWEALFERSSYGFRPGCHQENIHVGTFQNLEKMGSGCRYQKLF; this comes from the coding sequence ATGCAATCTTTTGAGATTGTGAACGTAACTCAGAGAACTACTGAATGGAATTGCGTCAATTGGCGCAAAGCCAACAAAGTAGTTAGGAGACTGAGACAACGGATTTTCAAGGCAACCAAAGAAGGTAAATTGAAGTTGGTTCGTAGTTTACAAAGACTACTAATGCGTAGCTATTCCAACATACTGTTATCAGTAAGGAAAGTAACGCAAATCAACACTGGCAAGAACACGCCTGGAGTGGATAAACTCTTGGTACAAACACCAACAGCCAGGGGAATGCTTGTGGATATGTTGACACAATGTATTCCTTGGAAACCACTCCCAGTAAAACGGGTGTATATCCCCAAGCCAAATAAAAAACAGCGACCATTAGGAATACCTAGCATAATCGACCGCTGCCTACAGGCGATTGTTAAAAACGCATTGGAACCATATTGGGAAGCCCTTTTTGAACGCAGCAGCTATGGTTTCCGACCCGGATGCCATCAAGAAAATATACACGTTGGCACATTCCAGAACCTGGAAAAAATGGGTAGTGGATGCCGATATCAAAAGCTGTTTTGA
- a CDS encoding RNA-directed DNA polymerase: protein MDADIKSCFDEIAHIPLMNAIGNFPARKLIHKWLKAGYMDKGTFYETDAGVPQGGIISPVLANIALHGIEQALGVTYHNDKLTSPIAVVRYADDFVVFCETKESALNSVSILNKWMKDRGLTLSPEKTKIVHISEGFDFLGFSIRQYKDPNTKSGWKLLIKPSKQSIQKLRDKLRRIWLENKTLNVDALIAKLNPIVRGSANYFRIGVASEIFNNLDYWMYKRARRYTKRMHPNKSDKWRKNRYWGKLNLDRNDNFVFGNKLSGLHLLKFSWFKITRHCLVKGTSSPDDPTLKQYWLSREKDKSKNLTKSLEKLALKQDNRCPLCGDSLFNGETLHRHHKIPRHQGGQDTYANLQLVHYYCHQQIHSSQKKSILKEELPLW, encoded by the coding sequence GTGGATGCCGATATCAAAAGCTGTTTTGATGAAATTGCTCATATACCACTCATGAACGCCATAGGCAATTTTCCAGCGCGAAAATTGATACACAAATGGCTTAAAGCAGGGTACATGGACAAAGGGACTTTTTACGAAACCGATGCTGGAGTACCGCAAGGTGGAATAATCAGCCCCGTTTTGGCGAACATTGCTTTGCATGGAATTGAGCAAGCGTTAGGTGTAACCTATCACAACGACAAGCTGACAAGCCCAATTGCTGTGGTGAGATACGCCGACGATTTTGTAGTGTTTTGTGAAACCAAAGAATCTGCACTAAATTCAGTTTCTATTCTGAATAAATGGATGAAAGATAGAGGGCTTACCCTCTCACCAGAAAAGACCAAAATAGTCCATATTAGTGAAGGATTTGATTTCCTTGGCTTTTCAATTAGACAATACAAAGACCCCAACACCAAAAGTGGTTGGAAATTGCTCATTAAACCGAGCAAACAATCCATACAGAAATTACGGGATAAGCTCAGACGTATATGGTTAGAAAATAAAACCCTAAATGTCGATGCTTTAATAGCCAAGCTCAACCCAATTGTTCGAGGTTCAGCTAACTATTTCCGTATCGGTGTAGCCTCAGAAATTTTCAATAATTTAGATTATTGGATGTATAAGAGGGCAAGAAGATACACCAAGCGAATGCACCCGAATAAATCTGATAAATGGCGCAAAAATCGCTATTGGGGAAAACTAAATTTAGACAGGAATGACAACTTTGTGTTTGGAAACAAACTCTCTGGTCTCCACTTGTTGAAATTTAGTTGGTTTAAGATTACTAGGCATTGTCTTGTGAAAGGCACATCATCACCCGATGATCCAACACTCAAACAATATTGGTTAAGCAGAGAAAAGGATAAATCCAAAAACTTGACCAAGAGTCTTGAGAAACTTGCCCTTAAACAAGATAATCGATGCCCATTATGTGGTGATTCTCTGTTTAACGGAGAAACCTTACATCGGCATCATAAAATCCCTCGCCATCAGGGTGGTCAAGATACTTACGCCAATCTTCAATTAGTACATTATTATTGCCATCAACAAATTCATTCTTCTCAAAAGAAAAGCATTCTCAAAGAAGAATTACCGCTTTGGTAG
- a CDS encoding transposase and inactivated derivatives-like protein, with the protein MILPPQSRGDLTERQWKLLMPLLPAQKPKTGRPSKDHRTMINGMLWILRTGAPWRDLPERYGEWETVAGRFYRWRRSGIWQKILQSLQQQADASGQLDWNVHYVDGSVIRAHQHSAGAKRGN; encoded by the coding sequence ATGATCCTTCCACCGCAAAGTCGGGGCGACTTGACAGAGCGACAATGGAAGCTCCTGATGCCACTGCTTCCCGCTCAAAAACCAAAAACAGGCCGTCCGAGCAAAGATCACCGCACAATGATTAACGGTATGTTGTGGATTTTACGAACCGGAGCACCGTGGCGCGACCTACCAGAACGTTATGGAGAGTGGGAGACAGTCGCAGGTAGATTTTATCGTTGGCGTAGAAGTGGCATCTGGCAAAAGATTCTACAGTCCTTGCAACAACAAGCTGATGCTTCTGGGCAACTGGATTGGAACGTACATTATGTAGATGGTAGCGTTATCCGTGCCCACCAACATTCGGCCGGAGCAAAAAGGGGGAACTAA
- a CDS encoding putative sodium dependent transporter, with translation MHHPLLLILVKVTIFSLMLAIGSNLSFEKMLSFWRKPALVFRALLAVVVLVPLVVILLLKLLNLPPEVMIGLALLAASPGAPLTTKRSQKAGGSFQYSASLQLTLAILAVFFTPLSLTIFATLFENISQKVTILQVVRQVMIVQLLPVSLGILMQKFAPNIVKKIAQPLSFIADSLFLVMVVLVCILGLPMFSRVGQLSLVAIAIMVIASLGIGHTLGRLDDDMRATLAIFCIARNFGLALFVAILNHVQQQVIPTLVAYVILGAFIGVPYSIWNKHRLAKTSPNVGI, from the coding sequence ATGCACCATCCCTTACTACTGATACTTGTTAAAGTCACTATTTTTTCTCTAATGTTAGCCATAGGGAGCAACCTCTCCTTTGAAAAGATGCTTTCCTTCTGGCGAAAACCTGCCTTAGTATTCCGTGCGCTTCTAGCCGTTGTTGTGCTAGTGCCTCTGGTGGTTATTCTACTGCTGAAACTGTTAAACTTACCACCGGAAGTAATGATAGGATTGGCCTTGTTGGCAGCTTCTCCAGGTGCGCCTCTGACTACGAAGCGATCGCAAAAGGCTGGAGGCAGCTTCCAATACTCAGCGAGTCTTCAGCTAACTCTGGCAATACTTGCAGTTTTTTTTACTCCTCTTTCTTTGACAATTTTTGCTACCTTATTTGAGAATATCTCACAAAAAGTGACAATTTTACAAGTTGTCCGGCAGGTGATGATAGTGCAGTTATTACCTGTCAGTCTCGGTATTTTAATGCAAAAGTTCGCCCCTAATATTGTCAAAAAGATTGCCCAACCTTTGAGTTTTATTGCTGATAGCCTCTTTTTAGTGATGGTTGTTTTAGTGTGCATCTTAGGGCTGCCAATGTTTTCCAGAGTTGGGCAATTATCACTTGTAGCGATCGCAATTATGGTGATTGCTTCTCTAGGAATTGGACACACCTTAGGCAGGCTTGATGATGATATGCGAGCTACCTTGGCGATTTTCTGTATTGCTCGTAATTTTGGTTTAGCTTTATTTGTCGCTATTTTGAATCATGTACAGCAGCAGGTGATTCCGACGCTAGTAGCTTACGTAATTTTGGGAGCTTTTATCGGTGTTCCCTACTCAATCTGGAATAAGCATAGATTAGCCAAAACTAGCCCAAATGTTGGTATTTAA